The genomic region AAAACAATATATCGCATTAATTGAAACAGAAGGTATACAAATAGAATTTTCTGACGATGCTATTCGTAGAATGGCTGAAATAGCATTTGAAGTAAACCAAAACACAGATAATATCGGTGCTAGAAGGTTACATACAATCATGGAAAAACTACTTGAGGATTTATCATTTGAAGCACCTGAAATCTCTATGGAGAAAGTTGAGATTACACCACAGTATGTTGATTCAAAGCTAGGAAAAATATCAAAGAATAAAGACTTAAGTGAATTTATTTTATAATGCATAAAGACTTACGATACGTTTAGGAGGATTTAAGATGAATTTATTAAATAAGACAAGAAAAATTAATGCAATGTTACAAAAAGCAGCGGGAAAACCAGTGAATTTCAAAGAAATGTCAGAGACATTATCTAGTGTCATTGAGGCAAATGTATTTGTTGTTAGTAGAAGAGGAAAATTACTTGGATTTGCTGTCAATCAGCAAATTGAAAATGAGCGAATGAAGCAAATGCTTGAGGATCGTCAATTTCCAGAAGAATACACAAATAATTTATTTAACATTTCAGAGACATCATCTAATTTAAATGTAGAGAGTGAATACACGGCATTTCCTGTAGAAAATAAAGAGTTTTTCAAAAATGGTTTAACTACTATTGTCCCAATTATTGGTGGGGGAGAGCGACTAGGTACATTGATCCTTGCTCGTTTAGCAGCAAGCTTTGAGGATGATGATTTAATTTTAGGTGAATATGGTGCTACAGTTGTAGGAATGGAGATATTAAGAGAAAAAGCAGAAGAAATTGAAGAGGAAGCACGAAGTAAAGCAGTTGTCCAAATGGCCATTTCTTCCCTTTCTTATAGTGAGCTAGAGGCAATTGAGCATATTTTTGAAGAATTAGATGGAAATGAAGGTTTACTAGTTGCCTCTAAAATTGCTGACCGTGTTGGAATCACACGTTCTGTTATCGTCAATGCACTTCGTAAATTAGAGAGTGCGGGCGTTATCGAGTCACGCTCACTTGGGATGAAAGGAACCTATATTAAAGTACTAAATAATAAATTTTTACTTGAATTAGATAAATTAAAAACAAACTAATAAAAAGAAGAGGCGCTATGCGCCTCTTCTATTATATTTTATAGGTAAAACGTCCTTCTTTTGAATGTACTATGACTATAAATACATAAATGAAGGAATGAAATTGAGATTATTTAAATTGTTATTACTTAATATTAGAAATAAATAAGTTATTGGAAGTATAATATTTATTACAAAAATCGACAAATATTTAGTTTTTGGGAACACTAGCTAATTTTTTAGCTGGTGTTTTTACATTAACCCATTGAAAGGAACAGGGCTTTAATGTCCTGGAGTTCTCTTCTGTTTGACGGTGGTTTATTGTTTCATTAAGAGGTTTTTACGATCTTAACTAGGTGGCATAAAAGAAGGAGTATAGAATGGTTTCAGGGTAGTTTTATCGATAAGCATGGTGAATACTATCAGTTTTTAAGGTATACATCTATATGTTCGTATGAAGAATTATTCTTCATATTGTGAGAACTTGCTTCGTCATCACTGTACTGTAAAGAAGTTTAGGAAGTAAGCGGGGGATTGATGATAGTTAGGGAGTTAAAAAGGGTGAAGTGGAATTTGATGGAGAAAGAAGAGGAAATAAGAAAGAAGCCTTTTGCTTTTTTAGAAAAGACCATTGAACTATGAGCTATGAAGATGAAATGGATGGTTAAAATAGAGGATTTTATGAGAAAAATCAGCAAATAATCTTAATAACTAGATATAGAAAAGATGGATTTTAAAGGAAGAATTGGAATACTCAGATAATAATTGAATTGTCTAACTATGTCGAATAATCGAACTATGACAAAAGTCTTACAATGTGAAAATAGGCTGATTTTCACATATAAAATAGCTCTTTTCACATAGACAGTCGATTATATTAACATTACAATAGTTAGTAAGTTTTCATTTTATTTGTCAGATTTACAATAAATTCGTCAGTTCTTGGAAAGAGGTGAAAACCTTGAAGTTATTTTCCGATACTTTTAATGTGATTGAGAGAGGGTTAGACTATTCATCCTTAAAGCAAAAAGCAATCTCACATAATATTGCTAATGTA from Bacillus spongiae harbors:
- the codY gene encoding GTP-sensing pleiotropic transcriptional regulator CodY, translated to MNLLNKTRKINAMLQKAAGKPVNFKEMSETLSSVIEANVFVVSRRGKLLGFAVNQQIENERMKQMLEDRQFPEEYTNNLFNISETSSNLNVESEYTAFPVENKEFFKNGLTTIVPIIGGGERLGTLILARLAASFEDDDLILGEYGATVVGMEILREKAEEIEEEARSKAVVQMAISSLSYSELEAIEHIFEELDGNEGLLVASKIADRVGITRSVIVNALRKLESAGVIESRSLGMKGTYIKVLNNKFLLELDKLKTN